AGCCCCTGGCCCTCCTCTCCAGTCTTATTGATGCTTAACTGATAGTTGAAGGGCAAGGAGGTCTCCCTAATTGAAACAACAACGTCACTGAAAAGGCACTCGTTTTCGGACTTGGGGGATTTCGGAGACCGAATCAAATATAGCTGACCAGAAGGAATCAGaatcagctcgtctgcTGAGGCCTGATTCGCATTGGACAGCAGCCTTTTAATGATATTCATGGAACAAAAGATtgtttatatttttttttttctccgaGGGCAAACTTATCAGGATACACAGACACAGAGAAATCTATTATGAGAGAACTGGACAACATCTAAGGGGTGGAAGAGGATCCAGCAGGAGACATAGCTATGGATGCTTGTTTGTCCCGAAGTCCTTGGATGGAAGTTGATTTGATTATCGTGCTCTGGTCTGTTTGCCCCTGTCGCTTTCCTACCCCAACCTTGCACCAGTAGTTtaaagatatttttcagataaaaaaaattcccTGCCCATAAATGTTCCTACGCCGTTTTAGCAGCTTTGTGGCGCCCTTGAAGCGAACTGACAAGTGGGAGCTCCcagatttggagaagctcCCGGGTGGTTTCCGAGGAAAAGTTTATAACCGCCGAGACTGGAAAGAGCACATTGCCAGGAACACAGATATATatgccaaagaagaggccgagaaacCGAAACAGAAAGTAAAGCTGCCTCCGCCGGGATGGCGCAAGGATAAATCGTTGCCGCTGTACATGAGGCAGAAGTATGCACTGAAAGAAAAAGCGGCGCAGATGGACCTTACAAAAACGAAGAAACTATCCAGACAGGCCATTGAAGGAATCCGGGTGTTGCATTCCAAGTACCCTGACGAATTGCCGAGCCACAAGCTGGCtgagtttttcaaagtgCCAGTTGTTGCCGTGGCGAAGATCTTGAAGTCGAAATGGAGTCCTAAGCCCCACGAGAgggaggccaaggagaaaaaatgGGAAGAGCGTGGAAAAGAGCTGCGGCGCAAGAtctttttggaaaaccagTTGGAAAAGTTCTTTGAGGCCAAAGAGCAAGAGCTGGGATTAGAACTGCCgtactttttcaagcaggaGCTGCGAGATTTTGCGAATTTGCATGGATTCAACGACCTGGAGGACCAGTTCTACCATCTGAACGAGATAAGAGTcaagagagaaaaagaagcccCGGCCCTAAAGTTGGAGGACGATATTTAGAGCGCGCATGTACATAACGATCATCAATAAATTACTTAGTTCTAGCTTGTTGGACGACTCTGCGCAGATCGTCCAACTCGTCGCGCAGGTCGTCCACGAGATTCAGTTTGTTTGGGCCTCGGGCGTAGTTGAGGCTTCTTTTGAATAAATACTCACGAGGGTGGTCTGAACTCACCATTTCAACGCAGTTCTTCAGCTGCTTCACCTGGAAAATTAGCGGCTGCATCTCGCTCACGTCGCTGGCCGCGAGTCGGCCGCCGAACGAGGGGACACTGTTTTTGTGATGGTAGCTGCTCACTCGAATCTTATTGAGGGTATCCTTTAGCCTGTCGAGGTTTTGGCCTAAGATCACCGTTTGCGACAaattgagctcgttgtaaTCCCTCTTGGAgacctcgtcgtcaaaacGCACCCCGCGAGTGTGCTCCTCCTGCACGaccacgtcgtcctcatccGTCTCTGTCGAGCACATGCTGTCTTTATATAGCAGGCCGCGATAGTTCAGCTCTACGGACGGCACAAACTTAACCTTGTCCACAAGGTTCCCATAAAGAGCGCGCAGATGGCCAAAACAATGGTTAGCCAGGTCTCGCCGCCGTTCGAAGCTCAATTTGAGCATCGGCTTGATCACCAGCAAAACAACAGCATAAAACGCGGCAAGGCCATAGCCCGACAACGCCAGCAGCCGTAGCACATACCGTAGCGTCCCGTGCGGTCTCACTGGCGACACAGGCCCTGCGTCTTCTGGGAACGCGATCGCAGCAACAGTCATTAGTTTGtcttatttttcttttcgCTAGCCTATTTATTCCC
This window of the Ogataea parapolymorpha DL-1 chromosome VII, whole genome shotgun sequence genome carries:
- a CDS encoding Peroxisomal membrane protein PEX17, which codes for MTVAAIAFPEDAGPVSPVRPHGTLRYVLRLLALSGYGLAAFYAVVLLVIKPMLKLSFERRRDLANHCFGHLRALYGNLVDKVKFVPSVELNYRGLLYKDSMCSTETDEDDVVVQEEHTRGVRFDDEVSKRDYNELNLSQTVILGQNLDRLKDTLNKIRVSSYHHKNSVPSFGGRLAASDVSEMQPLIFQVKQLKNCVEMVSSDHPREYLFKRSLNYARGPNKLNLVDDLRDELDDLRRVVQQARTK